attttcgtgtttgttaatttatttataagcgctgtttccaccacagcagtttaacagcgggtggtgttgtgccgtttctgcacGCGAAGGGGAGCCGGTGTTCTGCGGGGGTCAGAATTCGGCAGCTATGCAGCGCACAGCGCCTCACGGTCCGCATAATTGAttatatttacagcgctcgagctagccgcgaaataatgacagaaaaccctgaggaagatgcagaattctgtatgggattagaatatgagtgtGAAGGACATTAAAAAAACTTGTTTTGTAGAGAACCAGGAGATGAGaaatatttgagaagcagctgtaactttacctgtgagtaactcacacaccagaacaccccacgctgcaggataaacggataaatctgatcatttcggtggttggttggttgttggggttttattgccactacagcacaaatgtggctatttgtggcgataatttcggtgaaaattagtgaaacctgtagagtttattgagtttttgctgtatgatctcctcagtgagaatccccaacccataaccaatcagtgagctacaactgcttacccctcccactgctctttcattgtggatgcgcagaatgtcttaaatatcCCGTTTTTCAAAGTAGATTTGGCACGTCACATGGTTAATATACTGTCACTATTTTACAaaaccgtcaccatatttaaataccgtggtataccgaaatactgTCATACCACCCAACCCTAATTTATCCTGATTCTGTCTTCATGACCAGGAACAGCTAAACTGTTCAACCTCTTCTAGTGTATTACCTAAACATTGGTTCTTTTTACCACCggaaagatgagccaaaacaaagtactTGGCATTTAGTACAGATAGCTATGGCATAATACAAAAATGTGGccgtgtaaacaaaaataaaacagaatgacagaatgtaggttacatgctgctccactgttgtacctggtgactacaactagatttaTCACAAGTCCCAAAATCAGTGGCTCAAAAAGGgagtatgcagcgtatgcgaatggaaaatctcttgacgtgaatcacagagccagttcaaggataaagttccgcctttcaggagaaacagccaatcagcttgctggtttttcgAAGCTCAGTGGGCGCCGacagtatgtttgcatacacctcaaaaagtatgtagttgcacccctgcctAAAATGCAATGTGTTTCACAACTTTAACACCTAACTTTCCCAACACTCTGCTTCCCCGTGaagcaaagcacacacacacagcaaagtgTCCTCCATTAGAGCACAACAGTCAATATTGacggagaaaaaaataaacatgttcaTTTGTCTCACAATACGTTGATGAAATAATTATCAATTCAGAcctacctgagtgtctccagtttgcagtgtggatcctctagtctggcagaaagcagcttcactcctgactttCCTGGGtgattgtaggtcagatccagctctttcaggtgggaggggtttaaaatcagagctgaagccagagaagaacaacctttctctgtgatcatacaaccagataatctgcagacagagcaaaaaaacatgtgagtgagagaaaatagaaagaaggaaagagcaACAACGTGGCAGACTAAGGAAATAATGCACTTTAAGATTCAATAAACGCTTTTTTTCACATTACCTTcagctaaaatattttttgcttgtgcatcacaattttgtgTGATATGtctcaaatgttcattcaagttggacattCTTAAGATGACTACAGACCGATGAGAGTTTGTATTTGTCCTTCACAAgacactttttcttgtgtgatttgttataatataatgtatataatataatataatataaacaccgGAATTTCACAATTAGACCTGTATAATCtcaaaacaaaaatcacagaaacactgacctgagaatctgcagtttacaatgtgaactctttagtccagaagagagcagctccactcctgaatcctgcaggtcattgttactgaagtctatctctttcagggaggagttttccaggtttaaaattGTTCCCatattttcacacgtctttactccaagattgcatgaagctagtctaaaaacaagtataaacaacagattttacaataaaccctaataaggattttttatttgaatggatagacaaataatagaaaacagaattaaactgtaaaatatattgtcTGTCTAAAGtactggtgtttctttatactgaaacaAGTTAAAATGGACaaagaaaaagtttaaaaaagcagAGGAAGAGCAAGGGGGCTTTTCAGGGTATGTGAATTTACTGAACCTATCATTTTTCTTTCTGCCCtttaaaacttaaatattcattatatttatatattattaactttaggtATCTGTTAGAGCAAACAAACAGTAATGATGCTTTAGAGTAGAGCTTGGAAATATGctttgtggttttgcattgttacTAGCCCTAAATTACTAGCTCTTATCTCACCTTTTTCGGAAAGTGCTGAACTAAGATGTAGGAAATGAGTTTGAGCAGACAAATATTTCTCTGTTTATAAGACTATTCACATGTTGAgatcatattatttatattcttcaggtaaatgttttttccatttgtgtGATTTCATAAACCTTGACTCACTTCTTCATATTTTtaagagaacaaaaataaaatgattaaatgtgtttattggtgTAAATCTGTAATTCTGCCTCCAGAAAAGTGAAATGCGAGCATGTTTACGTTGCACACATTAAACTAGAACAGTGTGTAAAATCAATCAGTGCTTTCTGTAAGATACCATAAAATATGTAGAGTGCTATTGTTCGTATTGGATGTGCTGTGCTTTTCCACAGATTTCCACATTCAAATCATAGTTTGAGTCAGTATGTGCTTATTGTTTGtttaaaggccctattttagcatcaaatgcacaccatgcagcttgattttgggcacgtcagtgtgtctttgctatcataacgaagggaaaagtacacattgtacAATTATGCTTAATTGTATAGCCTGTCATCAGGCAAAAAGGACAGAGTCTTAattatttaactcaaaatattaaggtgGTTTTGATTCTTTTTAACTTAGAATCCTTAATGTGCTGAATAAATGTTGGCAGATGAATGCTTGTACTGCACAGCTCAAACCACTCCTTCATGTTCATCTTAAACAATATCTATAGAGATAAACAGGAGATTAATTCCGGTAGAAGAGAAAACCTATTGAACTAATGCCTCACAGTAACAGCAACAGTGTGTACTGTACTGGGATGTACAGTAAGatattaagtatttaaatatGCAGAGTTTGATGTTACAAATAAATGCTGATAAATGTTCATCACATTGTATTGTTCAACATTTCTCTAAAGCATActgaaatgtgatttttttagtcAAATAACCCAGCACTATTTTAGTGTGTATCTGCAGAGGATGTGCATTAATTTTAACCAAAAACACTTAACACATAAGTTGcctaaactattaaactattttcTTAAGGCTGTCTCTGATCAGTCTAAGACAGAAATTATCTCATTTATAAATTATCTGTACTGTTTAGAATAATGTGagggtttaattattattacacacacaggATAATTAATGTGTAacaatgtaaataatgtgaatctACCTGTGAATCAATGAAAAGTGCTAAaaatcagcagttcaaaaaaaaacctgaataaaGACCTGAATGAAAATACTTACAGAGCTCtcctggatattttaactactggcagcagcttcagaagacactcctctgatgggtgatatttactgaggtcaaactcatccagctcttcttctgagttcaccaacacaaaagccagagctgaccactgagcaggagagaggctgGCCTGATGAAGACGACGGTCAGCACCTCCACTTAGGTATTTCtgaacttcctgcactagagagtgatcattcagttcattcaaacaGTGGAACAGATTAATAGATTTCTCTGAAGAGGAgctctcctcaatcttcttcttgatgtatttgactgtttccttgttgctgtgagagatcctctctgATGGGGTCAGTAAGTCTCGtaatagagtctgattagactccagtgagagacccagaaggaaacgaaggaacaggtccaggtgtccactctcactctgtaaggctcggtctacagcactgctgaggaagccaGTCATCGTTGACCTGCTGAAAAGCTTGAAAGCTTTACTggtttgttgttcagtggattgttcttttggaatttttctgttgagaaacgcatataaagcagcgaggaattcctgaacgctcagatgtacaaagctgaagaccttccccaggtgcagctcatgttcctccctgaagatctgggtacacactcctgagtacactgatactTCTTTAATATcaatgccactctctcttagatcttgcTCATAGAatatcaggtttcctttctccagctgctgaaaCGCCAGTTTCCCCAAAGCCAGAATACTttctctagtctgctgaggatcagggtcactttttccactgtacttctggttcttgagtttgatctgaaagatcagaaagtgtgtgaacatctgtgtcagggttttggggatttctccactctcagcttcactcagcattctctctagaacagtggctgtaatccagcagaagactggtatgtggcacatgatgtagaggcttcttgaagacctgatgtgtgtgaagactttgttggccaggtcctgattcctgatcctcttactgaagtactcctgtttctgagggtcactgaaaccccgcacttctgttacctgatcaacacactcaggaggAATCTGACTGACTGcggctggtcgagaggtgatccagagaagagcagagggaagcagattccccttgatgagatttgtcagcagaacatccactgaggtttgctttTCTATATCCTCCaatttctcattgttctggaaatccagaggcagtcgacactcatccagaccatcaaagatgaacatgatcttgtatcctttataatgtcttggttttaattcttgtgtttctgggaagaagctctgaagaagattcactAGACTGAGCtttttctccttcatcagattcagctctctaaaaggaagtggaaatatgaagagaacatcttgatttacttctccttcagcccagtccagaatgaacttctgcactgagactgtttttccaattccagcaactcctttagtcagcacagttctgatgggctggttctgttctggtaagggtttaaagatgtcgttgcatttgattggtctttcctgagtttgccttttcctggatgcagcttcaatctgcttcacctcatgttcctgattgacatctccaccccctccctctgtgatgtagagctctgtgtagatctcattcagaagtgctgagttTCCATagcctgagattccttcattgattttctgatatttatccctcagtttggatttgagcttttgttgacatgctggggttaattctgataacagaggaagatctgTAATCAGCTGTGATCATGCATTAGACCCCAATGTAGAACAACACCATGAcataatactttaaaatgaagacTGTAGTATGGTTTATTTGTAGCAGCTGTAGTTGATTTAGAGATATTCAGTATGTCCATACAAAATCAGTAAGAGTTAAGTTTAAGGACTACAGTTGATGCTGTGATACATTATTTTACAATTACAgaattatattcatttttgtttttcccTTCGGGACTTCACTGACAAATAAATTAGCACTTTAAGTTGGTACCCAGGgtcatgacccagaactcttactgctctgtagtttgttagcgaggtctgtctgcttcatgttcctcaggatgtgcagtgtgatcatcagcaccccctccctctgatcatcctccacctctctctcagagcatgctgggtaatctggactcaggagcttcttgaatgtgttcagctcattcttcactagagagataaacttctgctgcagctcctgattaaaaacaaacatcagagaatcactAAAGCTGTTACAGAACAGaagagatgatgacactgatctgaggaggAAAGGATTTATAGATGCTTTGGTGTGTAAAAggatttaaacatcatgttactGAGCAGCATCATATAGCatcaatattaacattattacagTTATACAGAACCTACAGGTGAATAAATTATGGTTATGattacaaaattttaaaagtgaaattaaaattaaatgtaaaagaaatcaggGAGATCTCCATCAAATATTTGGTTTAGaactaaccttgaatatgtggtccagtttctccctgtaattgtttattttcttcttactgtgaataacaaaaaaatccacactgtaatccacCTTAATAAATTATCTGATCGAAAAAAgttttgtttcaataaaatatgctgcaattactaataaaatccaccaggcagtcagactcctcaacacacagagacagagctgaaccccaccccacccaccacacacacttacacaaaactgaactgaacaccccaccaccctttaaacacacaaagactgaacttcacccacacacacagagactgaaatgtctttattcctatcagcaatatttgctgccactctcaaaaactataaactcctcagtaactgctgtgattatatatgttctatatgttacagtatgttacacaactctgcaccttatcctcactatacacattattataccgtatcggtactgcactgtcctgtcttttaaattatCTTGtcgtttgtatttattgttatttagtgttatagttttatgtcgtcactcttgcactttatgttgtctattgcttgttgttctatgttgcaccatggttccggaggaacgtaatttcattacactgtgtacctgtactcagatgtaatgacaataaaagcctcttgacttgacttgacttgacttgaaaataaagaatatcagaaaatcagaccaaaaactaaaagaaagacctttaattaaaatatgaactaaacgaattaaataaacatttttgcaattatgtGACCCTTTATCTGAAGTTTTGAGGCACGTGTAAAAACGGTTGCTTTGAACCACTGTGTCAATGCTTAATTTGTTCTACAATTAACAATAATGACATATAATTAAATGATAAACAGTGCCAATTagcaacaatgtgaatgtaattagaaAGGAGACAACTAGAGCGTTTGAAGTGAAGTGAAACAGTACTAACATATCACGCTACTGTCTCTATATGtagattaggggtgtgtgatacatATTGTCTATGATAATATATTAATTACTGTGTTAATGATGTGCAAGCTGATGTGATCGAGAATGCTAATCACTGGGGGAAAAACAACAATGAAAATTCCTTTACTCCACATGTTCACTGCATACATTGAGAATGACTATGCAGTGAGCTAGCATAGACTAACCATGCGATCACACTGGCAGATGACAAGTCTATGATGTTATCAGTGAGTGTGCTCTTGGTTACTTGCACTGTTTATCAGTGTGGCCAGTTGGCACAGACGCTAATCCAGCAAGCAACCCATCAAGCCATCTACTTTCATTCACGTTTAATTTTCCTCCGAACTGATGACACACCGGCACTGTGCTCAAGTGcctttctctcacactcacacacacatgaacacacacaaacaactgaTGGCACATTTCTCCTTTCCAGGttgttaaaggtggaatatggatcTACACTAGTGTTTTTTCCTCAACTAAAGTTCTCAGTTAAAATCaattactcagcacattaaaatattctcatttatactgacatataaaataaagcaaaaaatgatctagtctgcaaAACATAACACACTGTACAATAACTGTTGTCCCCTTCCCAGGTGAACAACCAGCACCAGGgaacagcatttttatttaattgatacCTCTGATatgaaaacaatttaatttagcaAATCTAATACTCAtccttttatttacattacaataCCCATTATTAAGACCTATGGTTTACAACCATGTGCACTGTTTGTGTCACgtaatacccaggcagggagacgaggaggcggacacaagtgcaggtaagggtaaatgaatgatttaataaataaatataaataaacaaagaatgaaatggaaatgaaagcgcagcgaaagttctactaaagactccaatgctacgtcacctaattacctatccaatcagctgttccctctgcctttaaataagatcactcattcagtacctttgctgcctttcagacgctgatggtcgttcttactgacgttgtccgcagttctctcgcttatgtcccgttctcgcttctagtgtgttcgaccggcgtctcgtgttggcctcctgttgctgacctcctactgctggccgctttgttggctggcggcccgcttctctaccccctcctgctctgtcccgccgccgccccagcccGCTGTCGGCGATAAGCCCCagctgtcccggtccttcaggcggtcgctgtctcggcgtggagttcggactctggtttggtcgccgtcgaagagcgctgtggatctgcttccgggttgcctctccctgtaacgcagtgttctgtcgtattgtgcaacccgtcgagatgtgcttctcgacGCTAGTGCCCATGCGCGGGtccattgtttgttttcttattttgtggttttctgttaagttgtggtctcccctccttactcttaactgtcctccgatattttgtttcggctttattgtattcctgctgacgcatgtttgaatatggggctttttctagcgttttttactttatttgtgtacTAGAGTAGCACGGTTCGAAAGGGTGGCAGGTTGTAActgagcaccggttcacccggcccctctgccttcgctccgcctcccctggcctctgctgctgctgctgcggctggcgcggacctgcccgtatctttctccttctggcgcgctctccctggaactttgacttttgctgagctgactggcgcgctcctgcctggatcttctactgttgctgtgctgcctagcgCGCTCCTGGTTCGTTCGCCGTTACTGCGCTGCTGTtgcgcttctatcggatctgctgctgctgctgctcctgcgctgctggtgcccttctgccggatctgctgctgctgctgctgctactgccctgcctggcgcttctgccggatctgccgccgctgctgctgctactgccctacctggcgcttctgccggatctgctgctgctgctgctgctactgccctacctggcgcttctgccggatctgctgctgctgctgctgctactgccctacctggcgcttctgccggatctgccgccgctgctgctgctgctgcccttcCTGGcacttctgccggatctgctgctgctgctgctgctgctactgccctacctggcgcttctgccggatctgctgctgctgctgctgctactgccctacctggcgcttctgctggatctgctgctgcgctgccacgtgtgtttctgcctgggtcctctgctgcatggcctcttcctcctcctgtttagctactgccgtgcctggcccggcttttggtaggccgtttgtttctcctgatgctgctatggttttccccgcgcttgcgtgctgtcatcctacaaggtaaggttcttcttttgc
This genomic interval from Astyanax mexicanus isolate ESR-SI-001 chromosome 1, AstMex3_surface, whole genome shotgun sequence contains the following:
- the LOC107197168 gene encoding NACHT, LRR and PYD domains-containing protein 14-like isoform X6 — translated: MDLQNSSSGGGPPLLKEKRAASPAPSGVSMKSDWSMHHPPEFSSGGGSSGSRTETQRGASPEPSCVSMKSDWSIGDRPDFSSEDVTSDPHKKKINNYREKLDHIFKELQQKFISLVKNELNTFKKLLSPDYPACSEREVEDDQREGVLMITLHILRNMKQTDLANKLQSKLTPACQQKLKSKLRDKYQKINEGISGYGNSALLNEIYTELYITEGGGGDVNQEHEVKQIEAASRKRQTQERPIKCNDIFKPLPEQNQPIRTVLTKGVAGIGKTVSVQKFILDWAEGEVNQDVLFIFPLPFRELNLMKEKKLSLVNLLQSFFPETQELKPRHYKGYKIMFIFDGLDECRLPLDFQNNEKLEDIEKQTSVDVLLTNLIKGNLLPSALLWITSRPAAVSQIPPECVDQVTEVRGFSDPQKQEYFSKRIRNQDLANKVFTHIRSSRSLYIMCHIPVFCWITATVLERMLSEAESGEIPKTLTQMFTHFLIFQIKLKNQKYSGKSDPDPQQTRESILALGKLAFQQLEKGNLIFYEQDLRESGIDIKEVSVYSGVCTQIFREEHELHLGKVFSFVHLSVQEFLAALYAFLNRKIPKEQSTEQQTSKAFKLFSRSTMTGFLSSAVDRALQSESGHLDLFLRFLLGLSLESNQTLLRDLLTPSERISHSNKETVKYIKKKIEESSSSEKSINLFHCLNELNDHSLVQEVQKYLSGGADRRLHQASLSPAQWSALAFVLVNSEEELDEFDLSKYHPSEECLLKLLPVVKISRRALLASCNLGVKTCENMGTILNLENSSLKEIDFSNNDLQDSGVELLSSGLKSSHCKLQILRLSGCMITEKGCSSLASALILNPSHLKELDLTYNHPGKSGVKLLSARLEDPHCKLETLRVEHGGKIRIRPGFKKYGCDFTLDPNTVNPHLSLSEENRRVEWGVKRQSYFDRPERFDWWCQQVLSREGVTGRCYWEAEWSGRGGAVVALSYKTISRKGGGSDCQFGENKNSWSLNCSDKRYSVHHNKNRTALPLPPSGCRRVGVYVDCPAGTLSFYSISTDTPSHTLTHLHTLYTTFTRPLYVGIRLYYGSSVRLCKIE